The nucleotide window TATTGAGGCTGGACAACACGGACTTCAACAGTATGAACGAAAGTGGAACGAGTTTAAAGGCTTCTCAGAAAAATTGTTGGACGTGCCATTGGAAACATTGTCGGTTCCAGAAGTCTACGATTCAAGAGAATTATAGATAAGTATGAGAATATAAAGTTGATAATTAAAGATTTATCGAAAAGTGTTTGAAGTTAACTTAAGTATTTAAATCCCGTGGGCGTGCTTCTCAGCGCGCGACATAAACAAGGAGAATACGAATGAACCCAAGGATTTTGGGCATTATTGGTGGCCTCGCCTTATTAGTTGCCCTCCTTTCACCTTTTATGATGGGTAGTTCCAAAAAGGTGGAGCAACTCTTCCAATCCGCTGAAGATTTATATGGACAGGCGGATTATGAGGGCGCGATTGACAAGTATGCTGAGGCACTCGAAGAAGCAACAAAGCGCGGTGTGAAAACTGAAGTTATTGACAAGGATTTCACGACCCTCGCCAACTTTAGGATCGCAGTGAGTTACTCACGTCTCGCTGATCAATCAGGCGATGTCAATCACTACGATACTGCGCTTGAGTACATTGAAAAGGTTGCACCGACAGCAACTATCCCGAAACACCAAGAGGGGTTGACCTATCTCTGGGGACACATCCTCTATCGGACAGAGCAGTTTGAATTGGCTGAGCCAAAATTCATGCAGCTCATTGAGAACTTCCCGAACAGTCTCTCCGTTGAAAACGCTTGGTATGCTATCGGGCAGCTGAACTATAAACTACAAAACTATGAAGAATCCCGACAGGGATTCAAAGCTGTTCTTGATGGTTTCCCAAACTCTGATTTTAAGGATGATGCACAGCACTTGATCGCGCAGTCCTTCCTTAATGAATCCAACTATGAGCAGGCGTATCAGGAATTCGATAAGATCGCGACAGAGGAGTTCAAAAACTATCCCGATCTGCAAGCCGAAGCGATGTATAAAGCCGCTTATAGCTTGAACCAACTCGGTAGGGACGATGAAGCGATCGGTCGGTATACCAACTTCATCACGCAGTTCCCTGAAAGTCAATACGTCACGGCGGCATACTTCGACCAAGGCGCGATTTACGCTCGGCAGAAGGACTATGACAACGCACGTGTTAACTATGAGTTGGCACTCCAAAACACCGCTGACCGCACCCTACAAGCAGAAATCCAGTCTGCTATCGGGAGTACTTACTTCGACCAAGGCGACTATGAAAACGCCATTGTCTCCTATAACAGCCTCCTTGAAGAATATCCAGAGAGCGACTTTATCGCTTTAGCGAAAGTTGGTATTTCTGATAGTCACTTCAAATTAGAGAATTGGAGTGAAGCGGCTGTCGCTTATGAACGTGTTATTAATGAACACGAAGAAGAAACCGATTACATTCCTTATTGCTCCTATCAGATCGGTGAAGCATACTATCAACTCGGTAGCAACCAGACAAAGGCTGGAGAAACCGAATCCGGAATGGCAACGCTCGAACTCGCACTGCAGTGGTATCAGAAAACTATTGACAACTACCCGCAGGATCCTGTTGCCCCCCATGCACTCTATGGAGCGATTTGGGCACTCAACGATCTCGGACGGAAGGAAGAGTTGGAGGCAGTCGCACACGAGTTTATCGAGAAAAACAAAAACGATAATGAATTCGACATTCTCGCCGCAGAGGTGCAGCTCCGCTTCGCTGACATCAAACGAACTGAATTCAAGCAGTACCTTGAAGCCGCTGAAGAATATGCGAAGTTGTGGGATTACCGCCCGCTACCAAAATTCCATCTCGTCAAGTTGATGGGTAAATTCTTTGAGGGTCGTTCCTACTACGAAGCCGCCAAACCTGAAGGCTATCAGGAAGGTGATGCAGGCGAAAACTTCAACCAAGCTTACCTTGATAAGTCCGTTTCTGCATATCGGGAAGCTATCGCCATGTTTAATGATGATGCCTTCCTCCCCGGTGTCGCTGAGGAACGTTACGATGACTTCGGTGAACGTGTCGCTCAGGTAGAAGCGTGTGTCATGAACGAAGCACTCTCTCATGAAATGCTCGGTGACTGGGGTGAAGCCCGCGACCGTTATGCCTCTATCCCTGAGACGAGTGAATACTATGAACGCGCACTCCTTCTCGTCGCCAATAGCCATGTCAAGGAAGGCGATAAAGAAGGTGCGATTAACTACTACAATAGCATTTTAGACAAACTCGCTGATCCGAATAACCGTTCGTTGGCAGAACTCAAACTCGCTGACATGCTCCGCGCTGAAGAACGGTTTGAAGAGGCAGCTGTCCAGTATCAAGCCGTGGTTGATGGCAACCCAGTAGGTGAATACGCAGATGATGCACTTTACCTTGTCGGACTCTGTTACTATCAAGTAGCTTCTGAGAATCCGGCACTCTTGGAGTCCGCCGAGACTGCGTTCAAACGCGTGATTACGGACTATGCCGATAGTCCCAACGCTATTGAAGCGTATTACGGTTTGGCTCTCGCCTATCGCGATGCCGCCCAAAAACAGGATGATACGGAAAAATGGCCCCTCATTCTTCAACTCGTCGACGAGGCGCACGAAAAATACGCCGCCAGTGACAACGAAGCTGTTCTCAAGGCACTCGGCCAGATCGAATTGATCAAGGCTACCGCCATTGAAAACACCAGCGAAGATGTCGATGTTGATGCGCTCGTGGCTTCACTCAAGCGGATTGTTGATAACGCAGGTGCGCAGGTAGAAGCACGGAGCCGCTCACAGTTGAAGATCGGTCACACCTACTATAGTGCTAAACGCTATGACGAAGCACTTGCGGAGTATCTCCTCTTCGTGCAAACTTTCCCGAATAACGAACTTGCACCGAATGCACAGTATCAAGCAGCAGTTTGCCATTATCAAATCGCACAAGCTGCGACAGATGCAGGCAGCAAGCAGTTGAGCCTCCAGAATGCTGTTGCTGCGGCGGAAAAAGTGGAAACGCTAACCGACGATGCGAACAACCGAATCAGTGCTAACTACACTGCCGGTTTAGCGTTGCTCGGGTTGGACGACAACAAAGGTGCAGCAGACGCATTCAAGAAAGTTACGGCGTTAGAAGGACAGACCGAAGATGAAGCGCGGAAGACGCTTATCTTCCAAGCGCACTCACGTCTCGCTGAACTCAACGCGACTCTCGGTGACTACGCCGGAGCGGTGCAAGAGTATCAGTATATTATTGAAAACACCGATGACGCGGACATGAAGGGACGTTCCTACTTCGCGATGGCTTTTGCCCAAGAGGAACAACTGAAAGTCTATCAGGACGCGTTGATGAGTTACCAGAACGCCATTGAGTTGGTAGAGGATGCGCTCGTCAAAGCACAATCCTACTATCGGATGGGCTTGATTTATCAAGACCAGCTGCAACAACCGAGCAAAGCACTGGAAGTCTTCCAAACCTTAATCGGAGAACACAGTGGCTCAGAAAACGCAAGTGTTGCCTCGATGGTAGCGGACGCGGGCATTCGCCGTTCAACCCTTTACGTTGAATTAGGGCGCTTGGATGAAGCGATCGCTGAAGCGGTTGAAGCACTCGATCGGACCAAAGGCAGTGCGAAAGCGACTGTGGCAGAAAAAGCCGCTGCGCAATATAACCTCGGTTTCCTCTATTCCGACAAGGCACGTTCCCTCTTCTCTACAGAGGCGGGTACGGATCTGCAGCCTTACATCGATGCAAGTCGGAATGCTGCAGGGACATTCTTTGAAGTTACCTCAATCGCGGCACCCGTAGAAAAAGCGGACAAACAGACGGTCATTCCGTATGTTCAGAATTCGCTGTTCCAAGCCGGTCAGATTTACTACTCTGTCGGGATTGGCGTGAAACTCCCGCAAGACCTTACGAGTGCCCTAACACCGCTCACGACTTTCGTGAGTTACGCCGATAAGGGACTCTTCCCAAAATCGGATGGGCTTCGTAAAAACACGGAGACCGCGCTGAATTACCTCGCTGCTGCGAACTTTGAACTCGGTCGTATGCAGGTGGGTATGGACGGTGAGATGTCTGAAAAAGCGGTGAGTTACTTCATTGGTGCTGGAGATGTCTTCCGAGATATGGTGAGTCGCTACCCGAATGCGAACGATGCCGCTTTCTGGCAATACCATGTTGGGGAATCCTACTACGCCGCACAACAATTTGAGAAAGCCATCGAAGAGTACGAAAAGGTCCGTTCTGTGAACAAAACGCACAAGAGCGCGGCTGAATCTTTGTACGCTATCTCTACGTGTGCGCAGCTTCTCAGTGAAGCCGCCGAAAAATCAGGCGATGAAGAAGGGAAACAACGCTGGTATGATCGGCTCTTTGAGGCGAACGAGGTACTCGCCGCTGAATATCCGAACAGTCAGTACACCGCCGATGCACTCATCAATATCGGCAACAAGTACTACAACGCTGGCTCCGAACAAGGTCTGGAGCAAGCCGAACGGATTCGTCTCTATCAGATGGCGATAGAGAACTATCAGACGGCGATCAATA belongs to Candidatus Poribacteria bacterium and includes:
- a CDS encoding tetratricopeptide repeat protein encodes the protein MNPRILGIIGGLALLVALLSPFMMGSSKKVEQLFQSAEDLYGQADYEGAIDKYAEALEEATKRGVKTEVIDKDFTTLANFRIAVSYSRLADQSGDVNHYDTALEYIEKVAPTATIPKHQEGLTYLWGHILYRTEQFELAEPKFMQLIENFPNSLSVENAWYAIGQLNYKLQNYEESRQGFKAVLDGFPNSDFKDDAQHLIAQSFLNESNYEQAYQEFDKIATEEFKNYPDLQAEAMYKAAYSLNQLGRDDEAIGRYTNFITQFPESQYVTAAYFDQGAIYARQKDYDNARVNYELALQNTADRTLQAEIQSAIGSTYFDQGDYENAIVSYNSLLEEYPESDFIALAKVGISDSHFKLENWSEAAVAYERVINEHEEETDYIPYCSYQIGEAYYQLGSNQTKAGETESGMATLELALQWYQKTIDNYPQDPVAPHALYGAIWALNDLGRKEELEAVAHEFIEKNKNDNEFDILAAEVQLRFADIKRTEFKQYLEAAEEYAKLWDYRPLPKFHLVKLMGKFFEGRSYYEAAKPEGYQEGDAGENFNQAYLDKSVSAYREAIAMFNDDAFLPGVAEERYDDFGERVAQVEACVMNEALSHEMLGDWGEARDRYASIPETSEYYERALLLVANSHVKEGDKEGAINYYNSILDKLADPNNRSLAELKLADMLRAEERFEEAAVQYQAVVDGNPVGEYADDALYLVGLCYYQVASENPALLESAETAFKRVITDYADSPNAIEAYYGLALAYRDAAQKQDDTEKWPLILQLVDEAHEKYAASDNEAVLKALGQIELIKATAIENTSEDVDVDALVASLKRIVDNAGAQVEARSRSQLKIGHTYYSAKRYDEALAEYLLFVQTFPNNELAPNAQYQAAVCHYQIAQAATDAGSKQLSLQNAVAAAEKVETLTDDANNRISANYTAGLALLGLDDNKGAADAFKKVTALEGQTEDEARKTLIFQAHSRLAELNATLGDYAGAVQEYQYIIENTDDADMKGRSYFAMAFAQEEQLKVYQDALMSYQNAIELVEDALVKAQSYYRMGLIYQDQLQQPSKALEVFQTLIGEHSGSENASVASMVADAGIRRSTLYVELGRLDEAIAEAVEALDRTKGSAKATVAEKAAAQYNLGFLYSDKARSLFSTEAGTDLQPYIDASRNAAGTFFEVTSIAAPVEKADKQTVIPYVQNSLFQAGQIYYSVGIGVKLPQDLTSALTPLTTFVSYADKGLFPKSDGLRKNTETALNYLAAANFELGRMQVGMDGEMSEKAVSYFIGAGDVFRDMVSRYPNANDAAFWQYHVGESYYAAQQFEKAIEEYEKVRSVNKTHKSAAESLYAISTCAQLLSEAAEKSGDEEGKQRWYDRLFEANEVLAAEYPNSQYTADALINIGNKYYNAGSEQGLEQAERIRLYQMAIENYQTAINTPGIGNDSKSTAMGYLNDTASALAFYEYEQATDMLNEAKLAKGEEQKTSIEGSISEYQKIIDAYPTTKYADLGLVQIGEAYMVLADGDDAYFN